ATGGTTGGCCACAGTCGTGATCTTTGACGATACGACAACAAGCAGTAAGCAAGTAACAAAGCAGGCTTAGAACCGAACTTCTTATCCACCATCTTTAACGAGCCGCTTAAGTGACCGAGACCCACGAGTTCTCAGTGTTTGTGCCTTACTCCAACCAACTTCCATAATGATGCTTGCTCCTTCACAATGGGCCATCTGGGTTTTCAGCAAACGCCTTTTATAGGCCGTTTAAGAGCTCCAAAATTCCAGATGGGTATTTGTATCACCTGGGAGCTGGGAAGCCCTTACACGCAATTCTGTGAGGTCACTTTTCTAGCGGGAATTTTTAAGTTTTGCACCTCACTTCGCCTAAAGACCAAGCACCCCTCGAGAAACTCGATTCTTGGTCAAATACGACGTTATCCCGGCCTGTACATTTGAACTAGCGACCAAGACCCCCTGGAAACACCTATGGATTTGGTCGTAGGCGCTGGTTTCAAGACTGAGCCCCACCTAGATCGCTAAAGCCAATCACTTCCCAAGGCGACAATCACTATTTAGTCGCCTATATCTCCGACAATCGAAGCTAATTTAAGGAAACCAAGAAGTAGCAATGTAAGTAGGCGCCAAGATCACGTTGTCGGACCCTTTTCTCGGTGGTTTGTGCCCCACATCATCTGGAGACCAAGCACCCCTGGAAACACCTATGGATTTGGTCGCGCTCCAACCAGATCACCAAACAGGCATATCAAAACTAACCACGATCCTCACTCTTTGGCACATAAGTTTGGTTAGAAAGAGCTAAACCGGACTGGGAGAACAAGAATTCTTGTCCTCCCAGTCCGGTTTTTGGACATCAAGCCCGATATTAGAAGGCCATCGCCTGTGCGCGACGCATGACTTCTCGTGCTAGTTGACCATGAAGAGCATCGATGGGTCGACCTGGAAGGCTGTCGTCTTCGGTGAAGAGGAACGCCAAGATTTCATCATCACTGAAACCGCCATCAGACAGCAACGCGATGACTCCAGGAACGAAACGGTTCGTGCTTTCTTTCTTCGTGCTAAAGAAGGCTTCTGGGATGTAGCGGACACCATCGCGGCGGACCACGATGAGTTTGTGGTCATTGACCAGGTCCATCACCTTGGTGACAACAACTCCAAGGCGTTCTGCTGCCTCTGGGAGGGTCAGCAATGGCTCATTGTCGGGCAGGGTGAAAGGGGATTCATTGTTGGAACTCACAGTTTTAATTTAGCTGGTTCGCGCTCTAATTGAGAATCTTTAGTCCATTAAACCTTCTTAACCTTGAAGAACAGGATGTCACTACCACTTTTTGTGGTGATTCCGACATACTGGAACGCATGGCAAACTTGAAGGTCGGTGACGTTTTAGAGGACAGGTATCGGATTGAAACTCCGATTGCCCGGGGTGGCATGTCTACCGTGTACAGGTGCCTTGATCTTCGTTTGGGACGTTCCATGGCGTTGAAAGTCATGGAAGAGGACTTTGTGGATGATCCCATTTTCCGTCAGCGTTTCCGGAGGGAAGCTCGGTCAATGGCGCAGCTTAATCACCCAAATTTGGTCAATGTGTATGATTTCTCCGCTACTGGTGGCCTGGTGTATTTGGTCATGGAGTTGATCACTGGGGGTACGCTTCGTGAGTTGCTCGCGGAACGTGGTCCCATGCCCCCGCATGCGGCTGTGGGGGTTATGCGTGGGATGCTCACAGGGCTTGCGGCGGCACACCGTGCGGGCATGGTGCATCGTGATATTAAGCCTGACAATGTGTTGATCAATAGTGATCATCAAGTGAAACTGTCTGATTTTGGTTTGGTTCGGGCGGCTCATGCAGGTCAGTCGCAGGATAACCAGATAGTAGGAACTGTGGCCTATTTGTCGCCGGAGCAAGTTGAGGGTGGAGAAATTGGGCCGGCTAGCGATGTTTATTCAGCTGGCATCGTGTTGTTTGAGTTGCTTACTGGCACGACACCGTTTTCGGGCACGGATGATTTAGACCATGCTTACGCCCGCCTGACGGAAGTCGTGCCGGCACCGAGTTCGCTTATCGACGGCGTCCCCTCGCTTATCGATGAGCTTGTCGCCACTGCAACGTCTATTGATCCCGAGGATCGTTTTGATGATTCTGGTGAGTTCCTCACTGCGTTGGAGGATGTGGCTAAAGAGCTAGATTTGCCGGCGTTTAGAGTTCCAGTGCCTATTAATTCTGCAGCCAACCGCGCGAATGCGCAGGTTCCGGATTCTCAACCAACGGATATGTTTACCACCCATATTCCGAAAACTACTGAAGCTGATCACACTGCGGTGATTCCGGCTGCTAATGAGACATCAATTCTGCCTGTTCAAGGTGCGCAGCCTCTCCCTGAAACTGCTTATGCTCCTGAGTTACCTCCGGAAGCAGCACTGCACATTGAAGATCAGGAACTCACCCAACCCGATGAGCCTGATATCAATCCGGTGAGTAATCGTTCCAAGTTGAAGCTAACGTTGTGGTCAATTTTCGTGGTGATCGTTATCGCTGCCGTTGCCATTGGTGGCTGGTGGTTTGGTTCTGGTCGCTATGGGGAGATTCCTCAGGTTTTGGGTATGGATGAAGTCCAGGCGGTCTCTGTTGTTGAAGAGGCCGGGTTTGTGGCTGTGTCCCAGCCTCAGTATGACAATGATGTTCCAACTGGTTCGATCATTGGAACTGATCCTTCTTTTGGTGAGCGCCTTCCTCGCGGCGAGGATGTTTCCGTCCTCGTCTCTCAAGGGCGTCCCGTGGTGCCAGATCTTAGCGAGGATAGATCTGTAAGCACCGTTCGCGAAGAGTTGGAACAGCACACTTTTGTATGGGTCGATGGACCTGGTGAATATTCGGATGATGTTCCAG
Above is a genomic segment from Corynebacterium suranareeae containing:
- the pknB gene encoding Stk1 family PASTA domain-containing Ser/Thr kinase, whose protein sequence is MANLKVGDVLEDRYRIETPIARGGMSTVYRCLDLRLGRSMALKVMEEDFVDDPIFRQRFRREARSMAQLNHPNLVNVYDFSATGGLVYLVMELITGGTLRELLAERGPMPPHAAVGVMRGMLTGLAAAHRAGMVHRDIKPDNVLINSDHQVKLSDFGLVRAAHAGQSQDNQIVGTVAYLSPEQVEGGEIGPASDVYSAGIVLFELLTGTTPFSGTDDLDHAYARLTEVVPAPSSLIDGVPSLIDELVATATSIDPEDRFDDSGEFLTALEDVAKELDLPAFRVPVPINSAANRANAQVPDSQPTDMFTTHIPKTTEADHTAVIPAANETSILPVQGAQPLPETAYAPELPPEAALHIEDQELTQPDEPDINPVSNRSKLKLTLWSIFVVIVIAAVAIGGWWFGSGRYGEIPQVLGMDEVQAVSVVEEAGFVAVSQPQYDNDVPTGSIIGTDPSFGERLPRGEDVSVLVSQGRPVVPDLSEDRSVSTVREELEQHTFVWVDGPGEYSDDVPEGQVVSLTPASGTQLNVGETVQIHLSRGPAPVEIPDVSGMGVDQATRVLERAGLTVERTEEGFDADTANGDVYATSPQVSTEVKRGTSVVLQVSNAISVPDVVGMTQDEATAALAEEGLVVASTSVIPGEAASSADTVVSVEPESGSRVDPAHPQVSLGLAGEIQVPSVVGRKVSDARSILEDAGLTLVTDADDDDRIYSQSPRARSDVSVGGEVTVRAF
- a CDS encoding Rv2175c family DNA-binding protein, whose product is MSSNNESPFTLPDNEPLLTLPEAAERLGVVVTKVMDLVNDHKLIVVRRDGVRYIPEAFFSTKKESTNRFVPGVIALLSDGGFSDDEILAFLFTEDDSLPGRPIDALHGQLAREVMRRAQAMAF